In the Kwoniella mangroviensis CBS 8507 chromosome 3, whole genome shotgun sequence genome, one interval contains:
- a CDS encoding 26S protease regulatory subunit 6B — protein MEEIGIDLKLEDPTLPSQISEKQALLNSLPTSDEELYSTWKKLEGHREFLELQEEYIRDETQNLRRELLRAQEEVKRIQSVPLVIGQFLEPVDERRGIVGSTTGSNYVVRILSTLDRELLKPSSSVALHRHSNALVDILPPEADSSIAMLGADEKPDVKYSDIGGLDSQKQEIREAVELPLIQMDLYRKIGIDPPRGVLLYGPPGTGKTMLVKAVANSTSASFIRVVGSEFVQKYLGEGPRMVRDVFRLARENSPCIIFIDEVDAIATKRFDAQTGSDREVQRILLELLNQMDGFDQQTTVKVIMATNRADTLDPALLRPGRLDRKIEMPLPSRRERRLIFQTVTSKMNLGPDVDLEDYVSRPDQLSSAQIASICQSAGLQAVRKNRYVILPVDFEEAWKGVVKKSDETHEFLYFPSLCMQQQ, from the exons ATGGAGGAAATAGGTATAGATCTCAAACTCGAG GACCCCACTCTCCCATCTCAAATATCGGAGAAACAAGCTCTACTCAACTCGCTGCCTACGAGCGACGAAGAGCTCTATAGTacttggaagaagctggagGGTCATAGAGAATTCCTGGAATTGCAAGAG GAATATATCAGAGATGAAACTCAAAACTTACGAAGAGAATTGCTCAGAGCacaggaggaggtgaagagaatCCAAAGTGTACCTTTGGTCATTGGACAATTCTTGGAACctgttgatgagagaagaggtattgTTGGATCGACTACTG GCTCAAATTATGTAGTACGAATTCTCTCTACTCTCGATCGAGAATTactcaaaccatcttcttccgtcgCTTTACACCGACACTCCAATGCTTTAGTAGATATCTTACCTCCTGAAGCGGACTCTTCCATAGCGATGTTAGGGGCGGATGAGAAACCCGATGTGAAATATAGTGACATTGGTGGATTGGATAGTCAAAAGCAAGAAATAAGAGAAGCGGTCGAATTACCTCTAATCCAAATGGATTTATATAGGAAGATTGGTATAGATCCCCCTAGAGGTGTCTTACTCTATGGTCCACCTg GTACTGGAAAGACGATGTTGGTCAAGGCTGTTGCCAATTCCACTTCTGCCTCATTCATCAGAGTGGTTGGTTCGGAGTTTGTACAGAAGTATTTAGGTGAA GGTCCCCGTATGGTTCGAGATGTTTTCCGACTCGCTCGAGAGAACTCCCcatgtatcatcttcatcgatgaggtggatgcCATCGCGACGAAACGATTCGACGCTCAGACTGGTTCAGATAGAGAGGTACAGCGTATCTTGTTGGAGCTGCTGAATCAAATGGATGGTTTTGATCAACAAACTACCGTTAAG GTTATCATGGCTACCAACCGAGCTGATACGCTCGATCCAGCTTTACTCCGTCCGGGTCGATTAGACAGGAAGATCGAAATGCCCTTACCATCCagaagagaacgaagatTGATCTTCCAAACTGTCActtcgaagatgaacctGGGTCCGGATGTAGATTTGGAAGACT ATGTCTCTCGACCTGATCAATTGAGCTCAGCTCAGATTGCATCCATCTGCCAATCGGCGGGTCTTCAAG CTGTGAGGAAGAATCGATACGTCATTTTACCGGTTGACTTTGAGGAAgcttggaag ggAGTTGTCAAGAAGTCTGATGAAACTCATGAGTTCT TGTATTTCCCATCCCTTTGCATGCAACAACAATGA